A section of the Amblyomma americanum isolate KBUSLIRL-KWMA chromosome 2, ASM5285725v1, whole genome shotgun sequence genome encodes:
- the LOC144118408 gene encoding uncharacterized protein LOC144118408, with amino-acid sequence MAVEYETERPIGDLLSSSLTTDVGGDQEDKSIGVLIIVVFFILTLLSAIGFAMLLTKALESADDGLRPFDDDFSDGGSGGGGGPDQTEQPQPNEQMSVDVVRVPRRTPPSRPVTPGQTSTARTSMPRTTRTTTRTTTRTTTRTTTRTTTRTTTATTSTTTTYAPRPLNQALLCTYGSRTSASTKFPEDGFCEFIFYDSMYKNYINTLGQTAPFSADMEAVLSQAESGRYTKTQFGLGFACTRLRQLTEHYSFRFTNTLRPLLRRGVSHLGVIDCSVYAVNNILIQGVIGAIGVLETDLRGLRGSGRAAYLVVGAISTHRAWKDYINNRYATKPHLFISHGYQMSEDWQRTPCLATPPTMLTKPSHPQQNIHDLRDAVGALAEIRASATAQALSLSVTMKGRWTQLLANSAAKSFSPCSQTNPGRPSASYTAVCNAAPFSNTLEYDSDGFAMRVYDARTRHMFLFDNEQALCEKLCKAKANYTHLVFGLAVFDLDYEDGDNTCSALNRLGSFSRLKTVARVLNFFNSLYRHQDQESLCSTLWRN; translated from the coding sequence ATGGCAGTAGAGTACGAGACTGAAAGGCCCATCGGAGATCTGCTGTCGTCCAGCCTGACCACGGATGTCGGGGGAGATCAAGAAGACAAATCCATCGGGGTCCTCATCATCGTCGTATTCTTCATCCTCACACTGCTGTCGGCCATCGGATTCGCCATGCTCCTCACGAAAGCCCTGGAGAGCGCGGATGACGGTCTGAGGCCTTTCGACGACGACTTCTctgacggcggcagcggcggcggcggcggcccggaTCAGACTGAACAGCCTCAGCCCAACGAGCAGATGTCTGTCGACGTGGTTAGAGTGCCTCGGAGGACGCCGCCCTCGAGACCGGTTACTCCTGGACAGACCTCGACTGCCAGGACGAGCATGCCACGAACGACCCGGACAACGACCCGGACAACGACCCGGACAACGACCCGGACAACGACCCGGACAACGACCCGGACAACGACTGCGACCACATCCACTACTACTACGTACGCGCCGAGGCCCCTGAATCAGGCACTCTTGTGCACCTATGGCTCCAGGACGTCCGCCAGCACCAAATTCCCCGAAGACGGATTTTGTGAGTTCATCTTCTACGACTCGATGTACAAGAACTACATCAACACGCTGGGCCAAACCGCTCCATTCAGCGCCGATATGGAGGCGGTTTTAAGTCAAGCAGAGAGCGGCCGCTACACGAAGACGCAGTTCGGACTCGGGTTCGCCTGTACGCGTCTGCGCCAGCTCACAGAACACTATTCTTTCCGCTTTACAAATACCCTACGACCGTTACTTCGACGTGGCGTGTCGCACCTTGGCGTCATCGACTGCTCTGTCTACGCCGTGAATAACATTTTGATACAAGGTGTGATCGGTGCCATCGGCGTGCTGGAGACAGATTTGCGGGGCTTAAGAGGCAGCGGCCGGGCGGCGTACCTGGTCGTCGGCGCAATATCGACCCACAGAGCGTGGAAAGACTACATCAACAACAGGTACGCCACCAAGCCTCACCTATTCATTTCTCACGGCTACCAGATGTCCGAGGACTGGCAGAGAACACCCTGCTTGGCCACACCCCCGACGATGCTGACCAAGCCGTCGCATCCTCAGCAGAACATCCACGACCTGCGCGATGCTGTGGGAGCATTGGCGGAGATCAGAGCCAGCGCAACCGCACAGGCTCTTTCGTTGTCCGTGACCATGAAGGGCCGCTGGACACAGCTGCTGGCCAACTCTGCGGCAAAGTCGTTCTCGCCCTGCAGCCAGACAAATCCTGGCCGCCCATCTGCAAGCTACACGGCAGTGTGCAACGCGGCGCCTTTTTCAAACACTTTGGAATACGATTCGGACGGCTTCGCCATGCGGGTGTACGACGCCCGGACGCGCCACATGTTCCTATTCGACAACGAGCAAGCGCTGTGCGAGAAACTTTGCAAGGCCAAAGCGAACTATACGCACCTAGTTTTCGGCCTGGCAGTTTTTGACCTTGATTACGAGGATGGTGACAATACCTGCTCGGCGCTGAATCGCTTGGGCAGTTTCAGCCGACTCAAGACGGTGGCCAGGGTGCTAAATTTTTTTAACAGCCTGTACAGACACCAGGATCAGGAAAGCCTGTGCTCTACGCTTTGGCGCAACTAG